The proteins below come from a single Prolixibacter sp. NT017 genomic window:
- the trpS gene encoding tryptophan--tRNA ligase: MTTKVPTVVSGIRSTGNLHLGNYFGAVKNFVQMQHDMNCYFFIADIHSLTTHPHPDHLYQNVRQVLSEYLACGLDPEKATLFIQSDVPEITEMYTFMNMNAYLGELERTTSFKDKARKQPDNVNAGLLTYPVLMATDIIIHKAHFVPVGKDQEQNLEMARTFARRFNRMYKVEEFPIPKPFTFDGKDMIKIPGLDGSGKMGKSEGNAIGLAEDPKSIRKKVMRAVTDAGPTEMNQEKPEPIQNLFTLLNVVSTPDTVKHFDDAYNNCSIRYGDLKKQLAEDIINFTTPIRERIEDIVKDDAYLGKVAKMGAEKARESASQTLKEVREIIGFRKFY; this comes from the coding sequence ATGACCACCAAAGTGCCTACAGTCGTAAGCGGAATCCGCTCAACCGGGAATCTTCACCTGGGAAATTATTTCGGGGCGGTAAAGAATTTCGTGCAGATGCAACATGACATGAACTGTTATTTCTTTATTGCCGATATTCACTCGCTGACCACGCACCCACACCCCGATCACCTGTACCAGAATGTGCGGCAGGTACTTTCGGAATACCTTGCCTGCGGACTCGATCCGGAAAAAGCCACCCTTTTTATCCAGAGTGACGTTCCGGAAATTACCGAAATGTACACTTTCATGAACATGAATGCGTACCTGGGCGAGTTGGAAAGAACGACTTCATTTAAAGATAAGGCCCGGAAGCAACCCGATAACGTGAATGCCGGGCTCTTGACCTACCCGGTGCTGATGGCGACCGACATTATCATCCACAAAGCACATTTTGTCCCGGTAGGAAAAGATCAGGAGCAAAACCTGGAAATGGCGCGTACATTTGCCCGCCGTTTCAACCGGATGTACAAGGTGGAAGAGTTTCCGATTCCCAAGCCTTTCACATTCGATGGCAAGGATATGATTAAGATTCCGGGACTGGACGGTTCAGGAAAAATGGGTAAATCGGAAGGAAATGCCATTGGTTTGGCCGAAGATCCCAAAAGCATTCGCAAGAAGGTGATGCGCGCCGTAACCGACGCCGGTCCGACCGAGATGAACCAGGAAAAGCCGGAGCCCATTCAGAATCTGTTTACACTATTGAACGTGGTTTCGACACCTGATACCGTGAAGCATTTCGACGATGCCTATAATAACTGTTCCATCCGCTACGGCGATTTGAAAAAGCAGTTGGCCGAAGACATCATCAACTTTACGACGCCCATACGGGAGCGAATTGAGGACATTGTGAAGGATGATGCCTATCTGGGAAAAGTAGCCAAAATGGGAGCT